GTGTGGCCGTATTCGCGTGCCATCCACCAAATAAGTAGGGCGAAAACAGGCGCGACCGCGACCAATCTTTCGATAGTAATGGAGAATACTGGGCTCCCATCACGCACAATCCCGGCTTCGTCGTACTTTATTGGTCCGTTGATAAGGTAATCCCAAAGTTCGTCAGTCATGCCGCTCAATTGTACCTGTTCTCGTATGTGGTGGTATCTGCGAATGAGTGCCGCAACAAACATCAGGAGAATACACGCGGCAATGAGTGAAAATAAGAGTACGATTATTTGTAACGCCCCAAGGACTTCTGTAAAAAACATTGCGACACCTCCGCCTTCTTGCTTGACAGTAGCACATTTTATGATACAGTCAAGTCATTGTAAAACCCAAATACTACTAAGACCGAAAATACTGTATACTATTTAAACATATGAGTATCTTAATTCCCACAGTTATAGAAAAGTCCCCGTTTGGGGAGCGTGCTTATGACATTTACTCGCGCCTCCTTCGTGAGCGCATCGTCTTTTTGGGCGGGCCCATTGACGATCATGTTGCAAATCTAGTGATAGCCCAACTTCTGTTTCTTGAGTCGGAAGACCCAAAGAAAGATATTAGTCTCTATATCAACTCACCCGGTGGTTCTGTAACTGCAACGCTCGCCATTCACGACACCATGAAGCACATTAAGCCCGATGTTGGCACAATGTGCATCGGTATCGCCGCATCGGGTGCCTCTGTCATCCTTTCGTCGGGTGCAAAGGGCAAACGCTACATCTTGCCGAATGCGGAAGTGATGATTCATCAACCGCTTGGGGGTGCCGAGGGACAGGCCTCCGACATCATCATCACCGCGAAGCACATCCTTAGTGTCAAAGAAAACCTGAACAAAATACTTGCCGAAAACACGGGTCAACCACTTGAGAGGATAGAAAAAGACGTTGACCGCGACTTCTTCATGACCGCAGATGAAGCAAAGAAGTACGGCATCGTTGATGAGATATTAAAACCAAAGAATCACAGAAAATAACTAAAAAATCCTCCCAGCGGAGGATTTTTTAGTTATTTACCGGGGGGCTTGCCATTAAGAATTTGACATTAACAATTTTCTATTGTAGAGTAGAAACATAGTTCTTCCGGTAGACAAGTACAAGGGGATAACCGAATGGCAGCAGTGTTTGTTCTTTGTGCACGCAACGGTCCGGGTGGCCTAGAAGTTCTTTTGGGCGAAAAACTCGATGACAGGAAACAAGACCAAGGACTTACGGTTCCAACTGGGCATATCCGGGGCAAGCAGGAAAGAAAAAGTCGGGTGTTCGCAGCAACGCGCGAGCTTCGTGAAGAAACGGGTATCGCTCTTTCTCACGAAAGATTTCTTGGGTTTCGCATAAAAGGCGGTGATTACTGGTTTTGGTCCATGCTGACATGCGAAGAACCAAGGCCTGAACCAGAATTCGACCGTTTTGGACGTGCGGTATGGGGACCCGCTCGATTTTATCCGATACAGGAACTTCCAAAATTACCAATTGCCCGGTGGCACAGAAAGAAGTTGTTGAGAGCCGTGGGGCACCTTTTAGAAGAGGCATCTGTCGGAGAGATCGCTCAAATAGAGCCGCCCAAAACATGAGGCGGCTTTTGCTTGTAGGAAAAATACAAAAAACCAACAAAATTGGACAGATTATTTTCTGCGTGCTACGCTCAAAATATACTGATTGATTGACTTTGGATGAACGATATCTTTAGCTTTTTACCAACAAATTAAGGCGGATAAGCCCTCGCAGTTGCTCAAAGAACGGCTTTCCGCTTCGTGTCAGTGCTTTCAGAGAACGGTTTTCTCTTGAAACAGAACAGCTTCGAACTCTTGCCTGACGGTTCCTCATGGGAAATTTCTTCATAGCTTTTCAAAAGACCATTTCCTCTTCGGGGCGAGCACTCGTGGCCCCCAAGCATACGCGCACTCCCGTGCGCGCCTTTCCGTTTTTGTAGTCCTACGTGAGAGAAGGACGCTCATAAGCTCGAGAATGCATAGTTCTGAAAGCACTCATACCACATTCGTATGGGTCTGAAATTATTTGTGCTTATTGCAGGTAGTGCGGGGATCGCCGGCATTCTTGTCGGCTACTTCCTCCGCTGGCTTGTGTCGCTCGGCAAACAAGGCTCAATCGAGCTTCGGGTTAAGCAGATGGAGCTGGATGCCAAAGAGAACGCAAAAACAGTGATAGCTGAAGCTGAGCGAAAAGTGCTTCAGCTGATGGAAGAACAGAAAAAGGTGGAGCGTGAGAAGACTACGGACTTCAAAAAAACAGAAGAACGCCTTGTAAAAAAGGAGGATTTTCTCGACAAGCGACAAGGGGACATAGACAAGGAAGCAGAAGCTATAAAAGCAAAAATTGAAGAGGTAAAAGCCATCCGAGAGCAAGCATTAGCCCTTGAGGAGACAAAGAAGAAGGAGCTCGGGCGAATAGCGAACCTTTCGGTTGAAGAGGCAAAGAAAGAACTACTTGGGGTCTTGGAAAAGAACCACCAGGAGGATTTGCTCATTCGCATGCAAAAACTCGAGATCGGTGGCATGGAACAGTTTGAGAAGCGAGCAAAAGAGATTTTGGCAACGGCGATACACCGTCTCGGGAATGCTGTTCCAAACGAGGTGTTCACAACAAACATCCCAATCCCAAACGATGAAGTAAAGGGCAAGATTATTGGAAAGGAGGGGCGAAACATTCGTGCTTTTGAACGTGCCGCGGGAGTTGAGCTTATTGTCGACGACACCCCCGGGATGGTCATCATCTCTTCCTTTGACCCGCTTCGTCGTCAGATAGCTCGTATTGCGCTCGAGAATTTAATCTTGGACGGTAGAATACAGCCAGCGCGCATCGAAGAGATTGTCCAAAAAGCTCGAGAAGAAATCGGCCGCATTGTAAAGGAGAAGGGGGAGCAGGCGGCATATGAGTGTGGTGTTCACAATATGGACCCTCGGCTTATTGCCATTTTGGGACGTCTCTATTTCCGAACGAGTTATGGCCAAAACGTCCTTCAGCACTCAACTGAAATGGCGCATATTGCGGGAATGCTTGCCCAGGAACTCGGTGGAGATGTCGCCATAGCACGAGCGGGTGCATTATTTCACGATATCGGCAAGGCTGTTGACCACGAGGTCGAGGGAACCCATGTGGCGATTGGAAGGAGAATACTCCAAAAGTTCGGGGCTGATGAACGAATCATCAAGGCGATGCAGTCACACCATGAAGAGTATCCATACGAAACACTCGAATCAATCATTGTTCAAGTAGCCGACGCCATTTCCGGCGGACGTCCCGGTGCTCGCCGTGATACAGTCGAAAATTATCTCAAGCGACTCCAGGACCTCGAAGCGATAGCAAACACCTTCCCAGGCATTGAGCGATCTTTTGCCATTCAAGCCGGACGAGAGATTCGCATTTTCGTCTACCCCGATAA
This portion of the Parcubacteria group bacterium genome encodes:
- the rny gene encoding ribonuclease Y; the encoded protein is MGLKLFVLIAGSAGIAGILVGYFLRWLVSLGKQGSIELRVKQMELDAKENAKTVIAEAERKVLQLMEEQKKVEREKTTDFKKTEERLVKKEDFLDKRQGDIDKEAEAIKAKIEEVKAIREQALALEETKKKELGRIANLSVEEAKKELLGVLEKNHQEDLLIRMQKLEIGGMEQFEKRAKEILATAIHRLGNAVPNEVFTTNIPIPNDEVKGKIIGKEGRNIRAFERAAGVELIVDDTPGMVIISSFDPLRRQIARIALENLILDGRIQPARIEEIVQKAREEIGRIVKEKGEQAAYECGVHNMDPRLIAILGRLYFRTSYGQNVLQHSTEMAHIAGMLAQELGGDVAIARAGALFHDIGKAVDHEVEGTHVAIGRRILQKFGADERIIKAMQSHHEEYPYETLESIIVQVADAISGGRPGARRDTVENYLKRLQDLEAIANTFPGIERSFAIQAGREIRIFVYPDKVSDLEARNMAREIAKKIEQELKYPGEIKVTVIRETKVIEFAR
- the clpP gene encoding ATP-dependent Clp endopeptidase proteolytic subunit ClpP, with the protein product MSILIPTVIEKSPFGERAYDIYSRLLRERIVFLGGPIDDHVANLVIAQLLFLESEDPKKDISLYINSPGGSVTATLAIHDTMKHIKPDVGTMCIGIAASGASVILSSGAKGKRYILPNAEVMIHQPLGGAEGQASDIIITAKHILSVKENLNKILAENTGQPLERIEKDVDRDFFMTADEAKKYGIVDEILKPKNHRK
- a CDS encoding NUDIX hydrolase — encoded protein: MAAVFVLCARNGPGGLEVLLGEKLDDRKQDQGLTVPTGHIRGKQERKSRVFAATRELREETGIALSHERFLGFRIKGGDYWFWSMLTCEEPRPEPEFDRFGRAVWGPARFYPIQELPKLPIARWHRKKLLRAVGHLLEEASVGEIAQIEPPKT